Proteins encoded together in one Musa acuminata AAA Group cultivar baxijiao chromosome BXJ3-6, Cavendish_Baxijiao_AAA, whole genome shotgun sequence window:
- the LOC135639863 gene encoding UDP-glucose 6-dehydrogenase 5-like, which yields MVKICCIGAGYVGGPTMAVIAFKCPSIEVVVVDISVSRIAAWNSDQLPIYEPGLDDVVKQCRGKNLFFSTNIEQHVSEADIIFVSVNTPTKTRGLGAGKAADLTYWESAARMIADVSKSDKIVVEKSTVPVKTAEAIEKILTHNSRGVKYQILSNPEFLAEGTAIQDLFKPDRVLIGGRETPEGRKAVQALKDVYAHWVPEDRIITTNLWSAELSKLAANAFLAQRISSVNAISALCEATGANVSEVAYAVGKDSRVGPKFLNASVGFGGSCFQKDILNLVYICECNGLPEVADYWRQVIKINDYQKNRFVNRVVSSMFNTVSGKKIAVLGFAFKKDTGDTRETPAIDVCKGLLGDNAKISIYDPQVTEDQIRRDLAMNKFDWDHPAHLQPMSPTAVKQASVTWDAYEATKGAHGVCILTEWDEFKELDYQRIYDNMQKPAFIFDGRNVVDPETLRAIGFIVYSIGKPLDSWLKDMPAVA from the coding sequence ATGGTGAAGATATGCTGCATTGGAGCTGGCTATGTTGGTGGCCCGACCATGGCCGTGATCGCCTTCAAGTGCCCATCCATCGAGGTGGTCGTCGTTGATATCTCCGTCAGCCGGATTGCAGCATGGAACAGTGACCAACTTCCCATTTATGAGCCAGGCCTCGACGATGTAGTCAAGCAGTGCCGAGGAAAGAATCTTTTCTTCAGCACCAACATTGAACAGCACGTCTCAGAGGCTGACATCATCTTCGTCTCTGTGAACACTCCTACCAAAACTCGGGGCCTTGGAGCAGGCAAGGCAGCTGACCTGACCTACTGGGAAAGTGCAGCTCGCATGATCGCTGATGTTTCCAAGTCCGACAAGATTGTGGTCGAGAAATCTACGGTACCAGTCAAGACCGCAGAGGCCATCGAGAAGATTTTGACCCACAACAGCAGGGGCGTCAAGTATCAGATCCTCTCGAACCCAGAGTTTCTTGCAGAGGGTACAGCGATCCAGGATCTGTTTAAGCCCGACCGAGTTCTCATTGGTGGCCGGGAGACTCCAGAGGGCCGCAAGGCCGTTCAAGCACTGAAAGATGTTTATGCCCACTGGGTACCTGAGGACCGCATCATCACCACCAATCTGTGGTCTGCGGAGCTGTCAAAACTTGCAGCAAATGCCTTCTTGGCACAGAGGATCTCCTCAGTCAATGCTATTTCTGCACTCTGTGAAGCTACCGGAGCTAATGTGTCGGAGGTGGCCTATGCCGTGGGGAAGGATTCGAGGGTTGGCCCCAAGTTCTTGAACGCTAGTGTTGGATTTGGAGGGTCCTGTTTCCAGAAAGATATCCTTAATCTGGTCTATATATGTGAGTGCAATGGTCTGCCAGAGGTGGCCGACTACTGGAGGCAGGTCATCAAGATCAATGACTACCAGAAGAACCGTTTCGTGAACCGGGTTGTGTCCTCCATGTTCAACACGGTCTCAGGGAAGAAGATTGCTGTTCTTGGATTCGCTTTCAAGAAGGACACCGGGGACACGAGGGAGACCCCTGCGATCGACGTCTGCAAGGGTCTCCTGGGGGACAATGCCAAGATCAGCATCTACGATCCCCAGGTGACGGAGGACCAGATCCGACGCGACCTCGCGATGAACAAGTTCGATTGGGACCATCCGGCGCACCTGCAGCCGATGAGCCCGACTGCCGTGAAGCAGGCGAGCGTGACATGGGACGCATACGAGGCCACCAAGGGGGCACACGGCGTCTGCATCTTGACCGAGTGGGATGAGTTCAAGGAGTTGGACTACCAGAGGATCTACGATAACATGCAGAAGCCAGCCTTCATATTCGACGGGCGTAATGTGGTCGATCCAGAGACACTCCGGGCGATTGGGTTCATCGTGTACTCCATCGGAAAGCCTCTGGACTCGTGGCTCAAAGACATGCCTGCCGTTGCCTAG
- the LOC135639862 gene encoding pentatricopeptide repeat-containing protein At3g29230-like gives MSFSAGILKPRCSLCLSLYQPALATNPSVACGEDLPSMSVASIRQPQWTSHRRLLEQKVAELHRCSDHHHLRQIQAQILKADLHRDPFVAPKLISAYSLCRQILPAVAVFRQVPHPNTHLFNVLIRAFADNSQSSRAFTTFAQMQKCDAFPDKFTYSFLLRACSGPSAFARVQMIHSHVLKLGFLSDIFVPNALIDSYAKAGVATIADAKKVFDGMPQRDVVSWNSILAGLLRAGELKEARQLFDDMPERDIISWNTLLDGLAKAGEMDHVFNLFNRMPERNVVSWSTVVSGYCKAGDLDMARMLFDRMPVKNLVTWTIMISGYAEKGLLKEASVLIDQMEEARLEPDVAATVSILSACAESGLLGIGQRIHSYVKRSKLRFVTHVCNALIDMYSKCGCLDKAWSVFKGMVERDTVSWNSIIQGLAMHGHGEMALALFVRMKREGIMPDGVTFIGVLCACTHMGLIEEARCHFYSMERDYGIVPEIEHYGCLIDILGRGGLLKEAFDLAKAMPLEPNAIIWGSLLGACRVHNNVDLAEEAVDQLTKLEISDAGNYAILSNIYAAARHWEGVAKARIQMKGTGQQKPAGSSWIELDDMVHEFTVGDRKHPKSTRIFEMLDKLSHHIKQVGYVPKVACLYNA, from the coding sequence ATGAGCTTCTCGGCCGGCATTCTTAAACCACGttgctctctctgtctctctctctaccAGCCAGCCCTGGCGACGAACCCGAGCGTTGCATGCGGCGAAGACTTACCCTCCATGTCTGTCGCCTCCATTCGCCAGCCCCAGTGGACTTCGCACCGCCGCCTCCTCGAGCAGAaggtcgccgagctccaccggtgCTCCGACCACCACCACCTGCGGCAAATCCAAGCTCAAATCCTCAAGGCTGACCTCCACCGCGACCCCTTTGTCGCTCCCAAGCTCATTTCTGCTTACTCCCTCTGCCGCCAGATCCTCCCCGCCGTCGCTGTCTTCCGCCAGGTCCCTCATCCCAACACCCATCTCTTCAACGTCCTCATCCGCGCTTTCGCCGACAACTCTCAGTCCTCCCGGGCCTTCACCACCTTTGCCCAGATGCAGAAATGCGACGCGTTTCCCGATAAGTTCACGTACTCGTTCCTACTCCGGGCCTGCTCTGGTCCTTCCGCCTTCGCCCGCGTCCAAATGATCCACTCCCACGTCCTAAAGCTAGGATTTTTATCGGATATCTTCGTCCCTAATGCGCTCATTGATTCATATGCCAAGGCTGGCGTTGCCACCATCGCCGACGCTAAGAAGGTCTTTGATGGAATGCCACAGAGAGATGTTGTGTCTTGGAATTCAATCCTCGCTGGCTTGCTGAGAGCTGGAGAGCTGAAGGAGGCACGTCAGCTTTTCGATGATATGCCTGAGAGGGACATTATCAGTTGGAACACTTTGCTGGATGGGCTTGCCAAGGCTGGCGAGATGGATCATGTTTTCAACTTGTTTAATAGAATGCCGGAGAGAAATGTTGTGTCATGGTCGACGGTGGTGTCAGGATATTGCAAGGCAGGAGACCTGGACATGGCGAGGATGCTGTTTGATAGGATGCCGGTCAAGAACTTGGTCACTTGGACTATAATGATATCTGGTTATGCTGAAAAGGGACTGTTGAAAGAGGCTTCTGTGTTGATTGATCAGATGGAAGAAGCAAGATTGGAGCCTGATGTTGCTGCAACCGTGAGTATATTGTCTGCTTGCGCTGAGTCCGGCTTGCTAGGTATCGGTCAACGGATCCATTCCTATGTAAAAAGAAGCAAATTGAGGTTTGTCACCCATGTGTGCAATGCGCTGATCGATATGTATTCGAAATGTGGGTGTCTTGACAAGGCATGGAGTGTCTTTAAAGGAATGGTCGAGCGAGATACGGTTTCCTGGAATTCTATAATTCAAGGGTTAGCCATGCATGGGCATGGAGAGATGGCTCTTGCTCTCTTTGTTCGGATGAAGAGAGAAGGCATCATGCCCGATGGTGTGACATTTATCGGTGTTCTATGTGCTTGTACACACATGGGACTCATCGAAGAGGCTCGTTGTCACTTTTACAGTATGGAAAGAGACTATGGCATTGTCCCTGAGATAGAGCACTATGGTTGTTTGATCGATATCTTAGGACGCGGAGGACTTCTAAAGGAGGCATTTGACCTTGCAAAGGCCATGCCTTTAGAGCCCAATGCAATCATATGGGGCAGCCTTTTAGGTGCATGCAGAGTGCATAACAATGTAGATCTTGCTGAAGAGGCAGTCGATCAGTTGACAAAATTGGAAATTTCGGATGCTGGGAATTATGCCATTTTGTCAAATATTTATGCAGCTGCCAGGCATTGGGAAGGTGTGGCAAAGGCTAGGATTCAGATGAAAGGTACAGGGCAGCAGAAGCCAGCAGGGTCCAGTTGGATTGAGCTTGATGATATGGTTCATGAGTTTACGGTTGGGGATAGAAAGCACCCAAAATCTACTAGAATTTTTGAGATGCTTGATAAGTTAAGCCATCATATCAAGCAAGTTGGCTATGTTCCGAAGGTAGCTTGCTTGTATAACGCCTAA
- the LOC108953164 gene encoding eukaryotic translation initiation factor 5A-4-like isoform X1: MSDEEHHFESKADAGASKTYPQQAGTIRKNGYIVIKGRACKVVEVSTSKTGKHGHAKCHFVGIDIFNTKKLEDIVPSSHNCDVPHVTRTDYQLIDISEDGFVSLLTENGNTKDDLRLPTDETLLAQEAEDALSKLNQSSTLQIALGSLSHSLSQINLLQHKDKEVRLLVAVCFSEIIRILAPEPPFSDEI, translated from the exons ATGTCGGATGAAGAACATCATTTCGAGTCCAAGGCCGATGCTGGGGCGTCCAAGACCTACCCCCAACAGGCCGGGACGATCCGTAAGAACGGATACATCGTCATCAAAGGGAGGGCCTGCAAG GTTGTTGAAGTTTCAACATCCAAGACTGGGAAACATGGCCATGCAAAATGTCACTTTGTTGGCATAGACATCTTTAACACAAAGAAGCTTGAGGATATTGTGCCATCTTCTCACAACTGTGAT GTTCCTCATGTTACTCGAACTGATTATCAGCTCATTGACATATCTGAAGATGGTTTT GTGAGCCTTCTGACTGAAAATGGCAACACGAAAGATGATCTGAGGCTTCCAACTGATGAAACTTTGCTAGCTCAG GAGGCTGAAGACGCTTTATCGAAGTTGAATCAGTCTTCTACTTTACAGATTGCATTAGGATCATTAAGCCATTCTCTTTCTCAAATTAACTTACTTCAGCATAAAGACAAAGAAGTTAGGTTATTGGTTGCAGTGTGTTTCAGTGAAATCATCCGGATCCTGGCACCTGAACCACCTTTCAGTGATGAGATATGA
- the LOC108953164 gene encoding eukaryotic translation initiation factor 5A-like isoform X2, translating to MSDEEHHFESKADAGASKTYPQQAGTIRKNGYIVIKGRACKVVEVSTSKTGKHGHAKCHFVGIDIFNTKKLEDIVPSSHNCDVPHVTRTDYQLIDISEDGFVSLLTENGNTKDDLRLPTDETLLAQIKDGFAEGKDLVVTVMSAMGEEQICALKDIGPK from the exons ATGTCGGATGAAGAACATCATTTCGAGTCCAAGGCCGATGCTGGGGCGTCCAAGACCTACCCCCAACAGGCCGGGACGATCCGTAAGAACGGATACATCGTCATCAAAGGGAGGGCCTGCAAG GTTGTTGAAGTTTCAACATCCAAGACTGGGAAACATGGCCATGCAAAATGTCACTTTGTTGGCATAGACATCTTTAACACAAAGAAGCTTGAGGATATTGTGCCATCTTCTCACAACTGTGAT GTTCCTCATGTTACTCGAACTGATTATCAGCTCATTGACATATCTGAAGATGGTTTT GTGAGCCTTCTGACTGAAAATGGCAACACGAAAGATGATCTGAGGCTTCCAACTGATGAAACTTTGCTAGCTCAG ATCAAAGATGGATTTGCGGAGGGGAAAGATCTGGTTGTCACTGTGATGTCTGCTATGGGTGAAGAACAGATCTGTGCTCTCAAGGACATTGGCCCCAAATAG
- the LOC135639864 gene encoding GDP-Man:Man(3)GlcNAc(2)-PP-Dol alpha-1,2-mannosyltransferase-like, whose protein sequence is MALWAFLLSTLTSSLLSLLVFSAAAAVISGRRGRRRAAGFFHPYTIDGGGGERVLWCAVKAVQEENPDLDCAVFTGDDASPQSLSARALDRFGVKLLRPPQVVRLYRRKWIEEHTYPHFTMIGQSLGSVYLSWEALRKFTPQFYFDTSGYAFTYPLARIFGCKVICYTHYPTISSDMVSRVLQQSSMYNNDALIASSMLLSRCKVVYYTLFSWLYGLVGSSAHLAMVNSSWTRSHIEGLWKIPRRIKRVYPPCDTSSLQLLPLERPVRSPVIISVAQFRPEKAHGLQLEAFALAVRRLDQDLPRPKLLFVGSCRNKQDEERLQKLKHRSKELSIDDYVEFHRDVMYRDLVQLLGGAVAGLHSMIDEHFGISIVEYMAAGVIPIAHNSAGPKMDIVLNEGGHRTGFLASSKEEYAEAILKVLKMPEPERLAIAAAARKRAQRFSEQKFFEDFEAAVQPILAPKASS, encoded by the exons ATGGCGCTTTGGGCATTCCTGTTGTCGACCTTAACCTCTTCCCTTCTGTCCCTATTGGTCTTCTCCGCCGCCGCAGCGGTGATCTCGGGACGACGGGGGAGGCGGAGGGCGGCGGGTTTCTTCCATCCCTACACCATTGACGGCGGCGGCGGGGAGAGGGTCCTGTGGTGCGCCGTCAAGGCCGTGCAGGAGGAGAACCCCGATCTCGACTGCGCCGTCTTCACTGGTGACGACGCCTCCCCTCAGAGCCTGTCCGCCCGCGCCCTCGATCGGTTCGGTGTCAAGCTGCTTCGCCCCCCTCAG GTTGTCCGTTTGTATAGAAGGAAGTGGATTGAAGAACACACATATCCTCATTTTACTATGATTGGACAAAGTCTTGGTTCAGTGTATCTTTCATGGGAAGCTCTCCGCAAATTCACGCCTCAGTTCTATTTTGATACTAGTGGCTATGCTTTTACATACCCGCTTGCTCGGATTTTTGGGTGTAAAGTTATTTGCTATACTCATTATCCAACCATCAGTTCAGATATGGTTTCTCGTGTTCTCCAGCAAAGCTCAATGTATAATAATGATGCTCTAATTGCCAGCAG CATGCTGCTATCCCGGTGTAAGGTTGTGTACTATACATTATTCAGTTGGTTGTATGGGTTGGTGGGATCTTCTGCACATCTTGCAATGGTGAACTCCTCATGGACCAGATCACATATAGAGGGTCTGTGGAAGATTCCTCGACGCATTAAGAGAGTATACCCTCCCTGTGATACTTCATCTCTTCAG TTGCTTCCACTGGAAAGGCCAGTTAGAAGTCCTGTGATTATATCCGTTGCCCAATTTCGCCCGGAGAAG GCCCATGGCCTTCAGCTGGAGGCATTTGCACTTGCTGTTAGAAGACTGGACCAGGACTTGCCTAGACCAAAGCTCCTATTTGTGGGTAGTTGTCGAAATAAGCAGGATGAAGAAAGATTGCAGAAGCTCAAACACAGATCCAAGGAACTAAGTATTGATGACTATGTGGAGTTCCACAGGGATGTTATGTATAG GGACCTAGTCCAGCTTCTGGGAGGTGCTGTTGCAGGACTCCACTCCATGATAGATGAGCATTTTGGAATTAGCATTGTAGAGTACATGGCAGCCGGTGTGATACCAATTG CCCATAATTCAGCAGGTCCCAAGATGGATATAGTGTTAAATGAAGGCGGACATCGAACAGGTTTTCTAGCTTCAAGCAAAGAGGAATACGCTGAAGCTATTCTCAAGGTACTTAAGATGCCAGAGCCAGAAAGGCTTGCAATAGCCGCAGCTGCTAGAAAGCGAGCTCAAAGGTTCTCAGAGCAAAAGTTCTTCGAGGACTTTGAGGCTGCAGTTCAGCCTATCCTAGCACCCAAAGCTTCTTCATGA